Proteins found in one Sporosarcina sp. FSL K6-3457 genomic segment:
- a CDS encoding TldD/PmbA family protein, protein MIKQSIIENVLEAALSTGGDFSEVFIEDKFTNTMELQSGKVEKSISGRDFGIGIRIFSGLQSIYTYTTDFSEEGLVNAAKRAALAIKGGGNGTIHPLLKEEFSPIHKIAQMPQTVEHARKVAVMRKANEIARNHDERIRQVALRYIDEEQNVLIANSEGKFVEDTRVYSRMSIQATASQGNEMQTGFYGPGAHAGFEFIENLDLTHYAGEAARIAVTMLEADECPSGKFPVIIDNEFGGVIFHEACGHGLEATAVAKNNSVFANRIGEKVAPDIVTYIDDGTIPNEWGSLNIDDEGEKTRKNVLIEDGILKGYLIDKFNARRMNAEATGSSRRQSYRFNPTSRMTNTYIAPGKSTPEDIIASTENGIYAKYMGGGSVNPATGDYNFAVAEAYLVKDGKIDRPVRGATLIGNGAKTLQLVDMVGNNLAHGAGMCGSISGSLPVNVGQPMIRVSEITVGGTKGE, encoded by the coding sequence ATGATTAAACAATCGATTATAGAAAACGTACTAGAAGCCGCACTCTCGACAGGTGGCGATTTTTCCGAAGTATTTATCGAAGACAAATTTACGAATACAATGGAGCTACAAAGTGGGAAAGTCGAAAAAAGTATTTCTGGTCGTGACTTTGGGATTGGCATCCGGATTTTCTCGGGACTTCAGAGCATATATACTTATACGACCGATTTCTCGGAAGAAGGATTGGTGAATGCGGCAAAACGTGCAGCACTTGCCATCAAAGGCGGGGGGAATGGGACGATTCATCCACTGCTAAAAGAGGAGTTTTCTCCGATTCACAAAATTGCACAAATGCCACAAACAGTAGAGCATGCACGAAAAGTAGCCGTTATGAGAAAAGCGAATGAGATTGCAAGAAATCATGATGAGCGGATTCGACAAGTCGCACTACGTTATATTGACGAAGAGCAAAATGTGCTCATTGCAAACTCTGAAGGGAAATTCGTTGAAGATACACGTGTTTATAGCCGAATGTCCATTCAGGCAACAGCTTCCCAGGGGAATGAAATGCAAACAGGTTTCTATGGGCCAGGTGCACATGCGGGCTTTGAATTTATTGAAAACCTGGATCTTACTCATTATGCAGGCGAAGCCGCACGCATTGCGGTGACGATGCTTGAAGCAGATGAATGTCCGAGTGGGAAGTTCCCGGTCATTATTGACAATGAATTCGGCGGTGTAATTTTCCATGAGGCTTGTGGGCATGGACTTGAAGCGACTGCTGTTGCGAAAAATAACTCTGTCTTCGCGAACCGAATTGGTGAGAAGGTGGCACCTGATATTGTGACGTATATCGACGACGGGACAATTCCTAACGAATGGGGATCCCTTAATATTGACGATGAAGGCGAAAAGACGCGGAAAAATGTCCTCATTGAAGATGGTATTTTAAAAGGCTATCTCATTGATAAATTTAATGCACGTCGTATGAATGCAGAAGCTACGGGCTCTTCACGTCGCCAGTCATATCGGTTCAATCCAACATCACGTATGACGAACACCTATATCGCACCAGGAAAATCAACACCAGAAGACATCATTGCGTCGACAGAAAATGGTATTTACGCGAAATATATGGGCGGAGGCTCAGTGAATCCGGCAACGGGTGATTATAACTTTGCCGTAGCGGAAGCGTATCTCGTGAAAGATGGTAAAATTGACCGCCCTGTTCGTGGTGCAACCTTAATTGGCAACGGTGCGAAAACACTGCAACTTGTTGACATGGTTGGCAATAACTTGGCACATGGGGCTGGAATGTGTGGGTCCATTAGTGGAAGCTTGCCAGTTAACGTCGGCCAGCCGATGATTCGTGTTAGTGAAATTACGGTCGGTGGGACGAAGGGGGAATAA
- a CDS encoding TldD/PmbA family protein, whose amino-acid sequence MTINEFQEKLLANANDAGFKEAEVYYEKSASLQLHIFEGEIDSYETSEEGGLGLRGLYNGKMGYAYTEKIEEASIPFLIDSAKANADVLDEDDGTDIFEGSTNYAGHNLYSEELANVTIPEKIELIKSIEKKTLAYDPRIITLNYCVLQDYSGERVMANTKGLSLNEKKNGLVIFVSAVAKDGEEMKTGSCIKMTQDFSSLNADEIAKEAAEEALSKLGEQSIPAGKYPIVMRYDASASLLATFTPIFSAENTQKDQSLLKGKVGEKIAAESFTVLDDPFHPDAMAGTNFDGEGVATGKRTIISNGTLETLLHNRKTAKKDGVETTGHARKSSYKSTLTVAPLNMYIAPGKKSEEELIGSLEEGILITSLAGLHSGVSTISGDFSVAATGFYIKEGKIASPVKQMTIAGNFFNYMKDIEETGSDLTFAPGGYGSPSLIVKELAVTVD is encoded by the coding sequence ATGACAATCAACGAATTTCAAGAGAAACTATTAGCTAATGCAAATGACGCGGGTTTTAAAGAAGCGGAAGTCTATTATGAAAAATCAGCGTCTCTTCAACTGCATATCTTTGAAGGAGAAATTGATAGTTATGAGACATCTGAAGAAGGCGGTCTCGGTTTGCGCGGTCTCTATAACGGAAAAATGGGTTATGCCTATACAGAAAAAATCGAAGAAGCGTCTATACCGTTTTTGATTGATAGCGCTAAAGCGAATGCAGATGTGCTAGATGAGGATGACGGTACAGATATTTTTGAGGGAAGCACAAACTATGCAGGGCACAACCTTTATAGCGAAGAGCTTGCAAATGTCACGATCCCTGAAAAAATTGAGCTTATTAAGTCGATTGAAAAGAAAACTCTGGCGTATGACCCACGTATTATCACGCTAAATTATTGTGTGCTCCAGGATTACTCCGGAGAACGTGTCATGGCGAACACTAAAGGCCTGTCATTGAATGAAAAAAAGAATGGCTTAGTCATTTTCGTTTCTGCGGTCGCGAAGGACGGGGAAGAAATGAAAACGGGTAGCTGTATTAAAATGACCCAGGACTTCAGTTCTCTCAATGCCGATGAAATTGCGAAAGAGGCAGCAGAAGAAGCGCTATCCAAGCTAGGGGAACAATCGATTCCTGCCGGGAAATATCCGATTGTAATGCGCTATGATGCATCTGCATCGTTACTTGCCACGTTTACACCAATCTTTTCGGCTGAAAACACGCAAAAAGATCAATCGTTATTGAAAGGGAAAGTTGGCGAGAAGATTGCGGCCGAATCATTCACAGTGCTTGACGATCCCTTCCATCCCGATGCTATGGCAGGCACCAACTTTGACGGTGAAGGCGTCGCAACGGGAAAACGTACGATTATTTCAAATGGCACACTTGAAACACTACTGCATAACCGAAAAACTGCGAAAAAAGATGGCGTTGAAACGACAGGGCATGCACGGAAGTCGTCCTATAAAAGCACACTGACAGTAGCGCCACTAAATATGTATATCGCACCTGGTAAAAAGAGCGAGGAAGAATTGATTGGCTCATTGGAGGAAGGTATTCTCATTACGAGTTTGGCGGGCCTTCATTCAGGAGTCAGTACCATTTCAGGTGATTTCTCCGTTGCTGCAACAGGCTTCTATATTAAAGAAGGTAAAATTGCGTCGCCTGTCAAACAGATGACGATTGCGGGTAACTTCTTTAATTATATGAAAGATATTGAAGAGACAGGGTCGGATCTGACATTTGCACCAGGTGGCTACGGCTCACCATCACTTATTGTGAAAGAGCTTGCCGTTACGGTTGATTAA
- a CDS encoding Rpn family recombination-promoting nuclease/putative transposase: MIKRKRAILARCWGCLFCHDEAREKFIKLKKFIQIVVTNFSYLPLDEFHSTFHIIEKNQLYIYTDHLEMHVLELPKMKKKINEDPSQLEKWLLFLKGDKKTKQELAMRESTFQKVYDELDRISQDKEMRARALSRDMFLIDQAMYRQDAREEGVAEGRAAGKEEGKIEFVKLLHSKGSSPSEIATLLDLPILTIEEYLSSEEN, translated from the coding sequence TTGATTAAGAGAAAAAGGGCAATCCTGGCGCGATGTTGGGGTTGTCTTTTTTGTCACGACGAAGCAAGGGAAAAGTTCATCAAACTGAAGAAATTCATTCAAATTGTTGTGACGAACTTCTCGTACTTGCCATTGGATGAATTTCATAGTACGTTTCATATAATAGAGAAAAATCAACTGTACATCTATACGGATCATTTGGAAATGCATGTATTGGAACTTCCAAAGATGAAGAAGAAAATTAACGAAGACCCAAGTCAGTTGGAAAAGTGGTTATTGTTTCTCAAGGGAGATAAAAAAACGAAGCAGGAGCTAGCGATGCGAGAATCGACCTTTCAAAAAGTTTATGATGAACTCGATCGAATTAGCCAAGATAAAGAAATGCGTGCCCGTGCCTTATCACGTGATATGTTTTTGATAGACCAAGCAATGTATCGGCAGGATGCTAGGGAGGAAGGGGTAGCGGAAGGTAGAGCCGCAGGAAAAGAAGAAGGTAAAATAGAATTCGTGAAACTGTTACATTCGAAAGGCTCTTCACCTAGTGAAATTGCCACACTTCTCGATCTTCCAATTTTAACAATCGAAGAGTACTTGTCTTCGGAGGAAAACTAA